A region of the Haematobia irritans isolate KBUSLIRL chromosome 5, ASM5000362v1, whole genome shotgun sequence genome:
CTACGCTTACCAAAAGATATAAGGGAGTACAAAGTAATTTTAATGGATGCTACTGTCGCTACCGGCGCCGCTGCTATTATGGCCATTCGTGTACTACTTGATCATGATGTCAAAGAGGAAAATATTATGCTAGCATCCCTGCTTATGGCCGAGATAGGAGTACATAGCATTGCATATGCTTTCCCAAAGGTAAAAATTGTTACATCTGCATTGGATCCAGAGATAAACGACAAGTTTTACGTCATACCTGGAATAGGTAACTTTGGCGACCGATACTTTGGCACAGAACCATCTGAGGATTTTTATTAGATAGATAATTTTAAATGTAGTTTAAGTACAACGATCAACATGAAATCATGCTTATTTTGTTGATAGCAACTATGTAGAACTAGGATATTaaacactcaaaaataacaaatatatttataaaacgtCAACCATCCCTACAAATTTATGGTATAAATGATTTGAAACCATCGGTATCTGACTGTTTTGGTCATGATTTCGATGAAGGCGTCATCAGTTTGGTATGGTAAGTTTAATAAAAGTACAACTCGGTTATGGGAAACGTTACCAGAAACTAATAAATCTATTAGCACTAATTTATTAAAATCCAACATGTTTTTGATTTTACGAATACAAATCATAAGTATCGTATCATCATCGTTATAGAAAgtggaaaataatgtttatgtATGTATAAGTTGTTTATTatgtaaacaattttctttaaatccgCTGGATTTAATTCCAGTTTAAAGCTTTTTAATCTTGAAAATACATGTTGCTCGAATTCTTCAATGATGCTACTATTATTAGGCCATATAAGAAATTCGCTTCCAAAGCCACTGCAAAACAAAGGCAACTATTCCCAAAATGAGGACCATACCAAGCCGGTCTTTAGGTATTAGATTAACAAAACATTGGCTGCTCTTAATCATTTTCTCTGGTGTTTTGTTCATAACCTGACTACATTCAGTCCAACACTCCTCGCTGTCCATGATTTCTCCCACCATACTGAATTTAGTTGTGTTTATAATGCGTACTCTAACCGATtttccaagtaaattttttctcaTTGGTAACAATACTTGTTCATAGCTTTTGTTATGTCCAACGTAATGCAGAGAATCGTGAGAAATTTCCGTCACAAGTACATCATAAATGTTTCCTTCTCGACCAGCATATGGAGTATAGCTATTAAACAATTCTGTCAAACGTTTCGTCCTCCTTTTTACCAGATCTGCGGGAATTCGCGTCATCTTCGCTGCGGGCGTCCCAGGCCGAGGGAAGAATTGATTTATAAATAAGGAAGGGAAATGGTATTTACTACACATACTCATAGTCTCTTCAAAATCTTCCTCTGTTTCAGACGGAAAGCCACATATTATATCGGTTGCGATTGTAAGATGCCCATCAACTCTTTCTCGCAAAAAGTCAACTACGTGCTCGAAGTCTTTCCGGCAATATTCACGTTTCATATCTCCCAATACCGCGTCACTACCACTTTGAACGGGAACATGTAGAAACGAGTATACCCTCGGATGCGATAGAATTTTCGACATTTCCTCTAGATGCTCCAATATGTATGGTGGATTTGTCATTCCAACGCGAAGCATACATTTTTCGGGAATAACTTCGATAAGCTTCCACAGCAGTTCAGGTAATGACGTACCAATATCTCGTCCATAGGCTCCTGTATCCTCAGATGTTAACCATATCTCGCATACACCTTCTTCAAACGCTTGCTTGGCACGATCGACTATTTCGTTTGGCGAATAACTTGCCAGATCTCCCCTAGCATGTTTAGTTTTGCAATATGTACATTGATTGAGACATCCTGTATTAATAGCAATGATTTCTATAAGTGGATTTTTTCGCACTTTTGGCAGGTCCAGTTTTGCGCCAGCTACTCGATGCCCACCTTCCTTCTTATTGTGCAAAAGTCGTACGGAATGCCCTTTCAGAGTTTCCTCCACAACTTCAACGACTCGGTCAATTTGTTGTACGCCAATAATAGAAAGTCCTTTCAAATAACTAGATTTAGGTGCTCCTTGGGGAACACATCCAGCGACAACAACATGTTTTCCTTTGTTAACACCATTCTCAATTTCATTACGAAACGTATCTTCCGATGGATTTTTTACTGTACAACTATTTAACAACCAAAGATTAGCATTTTCCTTACTATCAGTTAATTGGTATCCATAAGATTGGAGCTGACCAGCCATATATTCACTATCAGAATTGTTGTGGGAACAGCCCCACGTTTTTAAGTATATTTTTTGAGTTCCTGGAATCACGCTTTTAAGAATCTCTTTGCTCTCGTTAGGGTCCTCCTCGTTCACTATTGGTTGTTTCTTCCGAGCTCTGAGAGTgacattctttttatttttgtatcggTCTTTTGGTTTAATATCATCAGAAGATATCAAATCCTCAATGTCAGCTATATCATTTTCATCTAATTGTAccataatttcagttttattttttccaagaCTTGATCATCTAAAATTGAAAGGatattaaaaaaagttaatataagAGATGTAAGTTATACGATATGGTTTATGCTTTGTAGAAAGAATTGTCTTAAGCTAAAGTAAGATATTGTAATGAGAATCCGCCAAAAAGATCACAAACCGCCAGATacttataattaaatataatggtGTATTTATGTAATTAAGTGTAATGTATCctaatatctaaatttgattctaTGTTTGCCACATTCAATCCTTGTGCTAACAAGAACGAAGGGTATTCCATATTTCACTAAGATCAGAATTGCAACCTGTATGTTATGAACAAGAGGTAGACAGACACAAAGAACTGGATCGAATGAGGAAGTCATATATGACTGTGGGTGGTCTAGGacgcaatatttcagttaaacgcaacaaacaaaacaaattacgTTGCCGTTTTGCAGTAATTCTTATATCAATTCATGCCCCGAAATAGGTgtgaaatcaaattaattgtattttttatgttacctcAAACGTGCATAAGATCTCAAAGTCGGTACATTTAAAGCCACTCAGAATAGGAAAGGCCTGGTTATGCATCGTAAAACGGCTCGTAAGCGTAGCGTTGCGtgtcagctgtttgtttttgataACGACAaaacaacccaataaacacaggatgagcgtttttcaaatgcaacaccttttcagtttgagggtaaatataattttcaacataaattcaacttgacttgaaatagctcatcttcaatacatcttcaaattgtttgcgaattacttacaatttgccaaaatgttgacgaaatctttgaaaaggtgttgaagataatatgagaaaactttgacaaaacactaccctaaaatgcaacgaaaaaaccatgtggttttcaatacttatttttgcaacgaagttcgtggtcaattgcaagaaattaaaaaaatggaaaattttagacaaataaacaaatagtttataaaaataggtaagtgaaaataaaaaatgaaataaaactttaaggaagtcactaaatgtatatctctttgcagaaaactaaaattatggattctacgttcttgaaaacattaaaaagctgaccaatgaaaaatggtggacaattaactggaactgcttcaaatagtttataataattggtacgtcaatatgaaaaattaaatcaacacattagagaagtcactaaatttaaatctctttgcagaaaactaaaatctttggatgctacattcttgccaaCATTAAGaatctgaccaatgaaaaatgagtggcttatcgacaagaaaaagtttccagaaacattacaagtgcaaccaattaaaatagttaaaaacaacaaattgttgaaatcaacaacttctggatgaaaatgtgcatcacatcgtcagtttaattcatatgctattatcagtttaaaatggatattttgtgaattccttctgctggaaatcaattctaacacgcggtccagtacgttcctacatTGCCCGcaggttaataaattttaatgttgttttatgacaccaaaaggaaggaaatcgaattatcaatgcaaaagtgtttactaataatgtttaagatatttaaagttttgttgtttgtttttttcttatttgttgatatgtttaataagattattatttatcaattggtattgtagtgtattatgtagggtAGTGtactattatatattttattttgatgaaaatgaataaattatacaaaattcatagaatattggctttgactttcaatttgaagtggggatatcattcacacaaatttaggttgaaaagtatttgcaacgatgttagtttcgagtttgactcgcatcgaaaattggttgaaaaattattgagtagcgatgcatttcaatttgaggataacacttgagatattattgctaatgtgttgaatttcactgttgagggtaatgtctgttttttgttgagaacgcgattttctcaacaacttctcaacttgaatattaccctaatcctttgaaaaaatgcttgaaaaattgttgaaatttagcatttttcaaacgtttgtgtttattgggaaacgAGTACCCAACGTTTGCACAACGTAAACGTGCAAAAATTTACGTGTCGTTGTCGTATCCcaatacccaataaacacaaacgtttgaaaaatactaaaattcaataatttttcaaacattttttcaaaggattagggtaatattcaagttgagaaattgttgagaaaatcgcgttctcaacaaaaaacagacattaccctcaacagtaaaattcaacacaatagcaataatttctcaattgtaatcctcaaattgaaatgcatcgctactcaataatttctcaaaccgttttcaatgtgataaaaataaaaaattagcattgttgcgaatactttcaaaccacaatttgtatgaaattcaatcctagttctaactgaaagtcaatactaaatttctagagattttgtaaattttattatttttttcattaacaaatataataatcttaaaaataacattaataatatataaaaataataatataataccaatcaaaatgtaattatcttattaaacgtattaataaataaaactatgaatacaactttaaatatcttaaacatttttacatgtataattccataatgttggtgtcaaataactattaattaatatgctggcaatttgaaataattactatcgaggaacttgctggcttgtgtgttagaatagattccagcaagaggaaatcacaaaatatcaaactgatgacgggatgtaaattgatgtagtgcacattttcatccagaagttcttgatataggaattgttgcactttgttttaattggttgcactttgtaagttttctgaaaacttttatttgttgttcccttcatcggtttttcatcggccaacatcttccaagaatataccatccaatgattttagttttctgcaaaacaatcgagttttgtgatttccattatgttttcatttcactttttattttgacttaccaatttgtatttcttccaactgaccacatacttcgtgatttcctcaagaacgttggtgttacaaaattgttgttattaaaatactggcaatcttaggaacttgatgaccagataattggaataaatttccagcaatttcaattcacaaaataacaaaataaaccgatgatgcgatgtaaattaaactatcgatgtgatgcgaattatcatccagtagttgttgatatggaaaagcataaataccaagtttttttggttgcactttgatttatggaaactttctcttctcgataagccactatcatttttcatcgaccagcctcttaatgtgtccaagaatcagcatccaaatattttagttgtctgcaaagagatttgattttagtgacttccttaaagttttcttttcgtgttttagttttacttaccaaattattataagcaatttcaattgattattaaaaagtttccacatttttgtatttcttccacgaactttgttgtccaaagtagtattgaaaaccatgtggttttttcgttgcattacagggtagtgttttgtcaaagttttctccaattatcttcaacacattttcaaagttttcgtcaacattttgccaaattggttgtaattcgcaaacaatttgaagatgcattgaagatgagctgtttcaagtcaagttggatttatgttgaaaatgatatttaccctcaaactgaaaaggtgttgcatttgaaaaacgctcatcctgtgtttattgggtaaacacaaacgtttgaaaactactaaaattcaataattattctaacattttttcaaagaattagggtaatattcaagttgagaaaatcgcgttctccccaaaaacagacattacactCAACagcaaaattcaacacaatagcaataatttctcaattgttatgctatgttcccactgagtcgttttcctcattcgtttttccaaaacatttcaccgttcacaccgagttgagatgttttagtttgacagttaccattgaaactagaaattcacatttactcgaaattcacatatatgcaacgtatgttcaaataattaccgcgagcgcaaagtgaaaaaaataggtTTGTTCGCGTACTTTCTcagtaaaaaatatccagtaaaaacCAGCAAGAGAGTAAAAACCGtttttactctctttgctttGTTTTTGCTCTCTTGCCACAAAAAGTACGCGAACGCcatccagtaaaaacttgcaaataAAACAGATCAGATGATTgtattttatgtttcaaataCGTAAACCaagaaaaatgaataaaagaaaattggacGTAATTTGCTCACCGGGAACATACAAAAGAATTTCTTTCGGTAAGTATGAtacaagaaataaataaattcaagaaaatgtaacTTTCGGACATTTTACAGATGAGGAATACCAGCAAAATGTGGTGGACGAAATTGCTGGTGATAGTTTTGATGAAGTAGTTTTCACCCAGAGTGAAGATGACTTTCTTTTCCACGTTGAAAATGAAGTCATCACTTGCACCAACGACGATGAAGGAACCGGGAAGCCCGTGTGGATTGAGccagcagtaaaatttttgatatccaAAGTGAAAGAATTACGGCCAAAAGTGGGAAAATCGGccagcctaaaaaataaaaaacaaatgtggATAAAGATTTCAGAAGAATTGTGTTCACTTGGATACAATTTCAATTCTCAACAAGTGGAAACCAAGTATTTCAGTTTGGAACGGAAATACAAACGCACACAACTTTACAACTCTAAGACTGGTCGGAATAGGCAGACGTGCCCTTATCaaaggtaaattaaaaaatgcatgCACATGTTTGTTAAGAATCTAATACCATTATGTCCTTTCGTTTTGCAGCGAATTGGACGATCTTTTGCAAGAAAAAAAGTCTATAAATCCAGATTTTGTACTCGACAGTGAAGCGGAAGTGTCTTCGGCGGATTTAAAACTCATCGAAGGCCCAAATTTATCTGAAACAGGtacgaaaatttcgtttggaattTTAAGGGTACGCCTTACGCGGAAAAAATCGTCCTATTTCGAAAATAATTCCGTTAATGacgttttgttattatttattctaatacctcattcacattacaatttcaaaatccacttttactagattcaactgtcatttgccttataaaaagtagATTTCAAATCTGAAATGTAGATTTTGAGTGTAATGTGATcctataacaaatttcaatgTCGATACATATTCTTTGCATGCGTCATCATTCTATTGTAATATTTATTGGTAGTAAAACGATACCGTCCAGGACTAATTTGTTTCTCAATTTAGATGTAGATTTATAGATCACAATGCCAGCAAGCCCGTAGCAATACGGACTTGAGTCTTGGGTCCACTTAACCAGGTTTTTcatgttataatattttttatatttttcgaagATCCATGTTGTTCATCATCAAGAAAACGGAAAACAGCCCTTCAACAATTCATAGACATGTCTGAAgaacatgcaaaaaaaaagagaagagAGTGATGCAATTCTACAACAAACATTAGAACAAAGTATGAAACAAAGAGAAGAACGTGCCGAACGAAAAGAAGCTCTGGAGAAGAAGAAAGTGGATTTGCTTGAAACCCTAGTgaacatattgaaaaaataatttgtttatcaATACTTCCAAGATATTTAATTTATCAATTCCTAACTTACAGTTTAGTTAACCAAAATGAACATTTGGTATTTTCAccatatttctaaaatttaaaatacaacatgaaaattacaaaatatgttttatttagtgaaatgaaatagttttaaaataattttcagtgtaaatgaatttttttatttttttctatttcgtctttgtaatagaaatattcacaaaaaataattaacagtgCAAACAATGtttctttctagaaaaataaatagtATTACTCTATGTGAAATAAATGCAGTAATCCctcgttttattgaaatttatagtgaatttttagtaatttgaggtccctgaatccaaatctgcatttatttttttttctatcagctcgatttttcgagatataccgttatggtcaaaattaaggcactttcgctacataaattggaataacttgaaaacagttcaacatattaaattaaaaaatcagaaaatccCTAACAATGTTCTCTTTTAGCCGTCTTTCCTTGAacgatatctccaaaactacttgaaaaattgaaaaacaatgtaaaggCGGCTAAAAGAGAATATTGCTAGggattttctgattttttttaatttaatatgttgaactgttttcaagttattccaatttaTATAGCGGAAGtgtcttaattttgaacataacggtatatctcgaaaaatcgagctgatagaaaaaaaaaacaaatgcagatttggattcagagttcttaaaaacaatattcataTAAGGtagatgaaacaaaaaatttaacgacgtaaatcgaaacaacgtaaaccgaggcgacgtaaatcgagggattgctgtaTTCTCTAGTCGATATGATTACCTtactatatttttaaatgtagaactataattaaaagttaaataaattaaaattaattctttGTAGTAAGTACATCTTGTATTGATTTTGATATTGCGTTTCGCACGTCATCTCCACGCGAAATGTTGTCGTTATCTGGATAATCATCCATAAAATCTTCTTCCTCTTCCTGGAATGCAGTTGGCTCAAAATGCATACCATCTTCGTTAGCAATGTTATGAAGAACACAGCAGGCTCTTATAAAatggcaaagttttctcattCCTCGCAATTTGCAGTAGTATAACTGCCGGAATCGTTGCTTTAGTATTCCAAATGAgtgttcaattttaattctaccagTACTCAGTTTCATATTGAA
Encoded here:
- the LOC142239063 gene encoding uncharacterized protein LOC142239063 translates to MFQIRKPRKMNKRKLDVICSPGTYKRISFDEEYQQNVVDEIAGDSFDEVVFTQSEDDFLFHVENEVITCTNDDEGTGKPVWIEPAVKFLISKVKELRPKVGKSASLKNKKQMWIKISEELCSLGYNFNSQQVETKYFSLERKYKRTQLYNSKTGRNRQTCPYQSELDDLLQEKKSINPDFVLDSEAEVSSADLKLIEGPNLSETDPCCSSSRKRKTALQQFIDMSEEHAKKKRRE
- the LOC142240792 gene encoding threonylcarbamoyladenosine tRNA methylthiotransferase, with amino-acid sequence MVQLDENDIADIEDLISSDDIKPKDRYKNKKNVTLRARKKQPIVNEEDPNESKEILKSVIPGTQKIYLKTWGCSHNNSDSEYMAGQLQSYGYQLTDSKENANLWLLNSCTVKNPSEDTFRNEIENGVNKGKHVVVAGCVPQGAPKSSYLKGLSIIGVQQIDRVVEVVEETLKGHSVRLLHNKKEGGHRVAGAKLDLPKVRKNPLIEIIAINTGCLNQCTYCKTKHARGDLASYSPNEIVDRAKQAFEEGVCEIWLTSEDTGAYGRDIGTSLPELLWKLIEVIPEKCMLRVGMTNPPYILEHLEEMSKILSHPRVYSFLHVPVQSGSDAVLGDMKREYCRKDFEHVVDFLRERVDGHLTIATDIICGFPSETEEDFEETMSMCSKYHFPSLFINQFFPRPGTPAAKMTRIPADLVKRRTKRLTELFNSYTPYAGREGNIYDVLVTEISHDSLHYVGHNKSYEQVLLPMRKNLLGKSVRVRIINTTKFSMVGEIMDSEECWTECSQVMNKTPEKMIKSSQCFVNLIPKDRLGMVLILGIVAFVLQWLWKRISYMA